From Topomyia yanbarensis strain Yona2022 chromosome 1, ASM3024719v1, whole genome shotgun sequence, one genomic window encodes:
- the LOC131682353 gene encoding peptidoglycan-recognition protein 2: MFYPYRVAIILIVSVCLTLPENGLVLGAPDNNGCPNIVKRAQWSASKSTNVTYQIKPVPFVVVHHTATADCSEMVVCKGIVRSIQDTHQKGNKWSDIGYNFLIANGGNVYEGIGWHRVGAHTRGYNSKSIGIAFIGNYADELPSAKALRAANKLLECGVKLGELDGDYRLYGARQISKTASPGDALYAEIQEWDHFDFEPVV, from the exons ATGTTCTACCCGTACCGTGTAGCGATAATCCTCATTGTTTCTGTGTGTCTGACCTTGCCAGAAAATGGACTCGTCTTGGGcg CCCCGGATAACAATGGCTGTCCGAATATCGTCAAGCGAGCTCAATGGAGTGCTTCCAAATCGACAAACGTCACCTATCAGATTAAACCGGTACCCTTCGTTGTGGTCCACCACACGGCCACGGCGGATTGCAGCGAAATGGTCGTCTGTAAGGGAATCGTCCGATCGATCCAAGATACCCATCAGAAGGGGAACAAGTGGAGCGATATTGGTTACAA CTTCCTGATCGCGAACGGTGGTAACGTGTACGAAGGAATCGGCTGGCACCGGGTAGGGGCCCACACCCGAGGCTACAATAGCAAATCGATCGGGATCGCCTTCATCGGTAACTACGCGGATGAACTTCCGTCCGCAAAGGCCTTGCGGGCAGCCAATAAACTGCTCGAGTGTGGCGTCAAACTGGGTGAGCTGGATGGGGACTATCGGTTGTACGGAGCGAGACAGATAAGCAAGACGGCCAGTCCGGGGGATGCGCTGTACGCGGAAATTCAGGAGTGGGATCATTTTGATTTCGAGCCGGTGGTGTGA
- the LOC131682347 gene encoding uncharacterized protein LOC131682347 produces MSWDRLPFEIYVHIFKNLNFWDRKPLSLVCQRWNEVIFSRALCRNLCIELSRGDWSKNSNGGDDIENVRVLDEGVVETSHRDYRVVYVKWCKDSSSSVFNSIDRLLRGLSDKFQLEGMIIDAPLGQHLANFFRTHGDLLARIRKLQVLTECTESRLRLDRCMLKMDRLETLFWREIVPNDQLELYRPWMVLQAPNLQSAVVRLGDSDTDHGIMWHNCFLELDQCSNLNSLNIHLHARMWERFFEQQLSSLEQLTLRHKTPNLEIRDWNVMFRNMPNLKSLQMWDVNDAILEAINRHCNQLKVLLLDKVNLTRQFLLTDRVFPCLEHLRLESGEIRSNRTLCLPVLQNLEWFNVTNQDNQILNIFAPNLRYLRQAKHGQSDFILTHCVPSCLEKLQLDLYASNIPDHLFRPFPNMRDFSVRISSARPDLDRIVPNVKNINEFTLIAYNAPLQCDAMLGQMFKHCEQITSLTLCGFNPNLELSFPVFAQIFRNRNLKYLKMFGLTITGHSFPLQLPPDLDKFDLRYIKVMDVAFGAYVFPPDGPFQIVCNKTEEFCCYFSKDCD; encoded by the exons ATGTCGTGGGATCGTTTACCGTTCGAAATTTACGTGCACATCTTCAAAAATCTCAACTTTTGGGACAGAAAGCCACTTTCGCTGGTTTGTCAACGTTGGAACGAAGTTATCTTCTCAAGGGCACTTTGCAGGAACCTTTGTATCGAGCTTAGTCGAGGTGATTGGAGCAAAAATAGCAACGGAGGtgatgacattgaaaatgttcgaGTACTGGATGAAGGGGTGGTGGAGACTAGCCACCGAGACTACCGTGTTGTTTATGTGAAATGGTGCAAAGATTCGAGCTCGTCCGTGTTTAACTCGATTGACCGCCTACTGCGTGGATTGAGCGACAAGTTTCAGCTGGAAGGTATGATAATCGATGCACCCCTTGGTCAGCATTTAGCGAACTTTTTTCGCACGCATGGCGACCTGTTGGCGCGTATTCGGAAGCTACAAGTGCTAACGGAATGTACCGAGAGTCGGTTGAGATTGGACCGGTGCATGCTGAAGATGGATCGTTTGGAGACACTGTTTTGGAGAGAGATTGTACCGAACGATCAGCTTGAGTTGTACCGACCGTGGATGGTATTGCAGGCACCAAACCTTCAATCTGCTGTCGTTCGCCTCGGAGATTCGGATACGGATCACGGTATTATGTGGCATAACTGTTTCCTAGAACTAGACCAGTGCTCCAATTTGAATAGTTTGAATATTCACCTTCATGCTCGTATGTGGGAGAGGTTCTTCGAACAACAGTTGAGTTCATTGGAACAATTAACTCTTCGCCACAAAACACCAAATTTAGAAATTCGCGACTGGAATGTTATGTTTCGAAACATGCCAAACCtgaaaagcctgcaaatgtGGGATGTTAACGACGCCATTCTGGAGGCTATCAACCGTCATTGTAACCAGTTAAAAGTTCTGCTGTTGGACAAAGTCAACCTTACGCGGCAGTTCCTCCTAACCGACAGAGTGTTTCCCTGCTTGGAACATCTTCGCTTGGAGTCGGGTGAAATTCGTAGTAATAGAACTTTATGCCTACCAGTCCTTCAGAATCTTGAATGGTTCAACGTCACTAATCAGGACAATCAAATTCTGAACATATTCGCCCCGAATCTGCGTTACCTTCGACAGGCCAAACATGGCCAATCGGATTTTATACTGACCCACTGTGTTCCGTCGTGCTTGGAAAAATTACAGCTCGATCTGTATGCGTCCAACATTCCCGATCATCTGTTTCGGCCTTTCCCGAACATGCGAGATTTCAGCGTCCGGATCAGTTCGGCCCGACCGGATCTGGATCGGATTGTGCCGAATGTGAAGAACATCAACGAGTTCACGCTCATTGCGTACAACGCTCCACTGCAGTGCGATGCCATGCTcggtcaaatgttcaaacacTGTGAACAGATCACTTCGCTAACGCTGTGCGGGTTCAATCCGAATCTGGAACTGTCCTTTCCGGTGTTTGCTCAGATATTTCGTAATAGGAATCTGAAG tacCTCAAAATGTTTGGCCTTACCATCACGGGGCACTCGTTCCCATTGCAACTACCACCGGATCTGGACAAGTTCGATTTGCGTTACATCAAGGTTATGGACGTTGCCTTCGGTGCGTATGTGTTCCCCCCGGACGGACCGTTCCAAATAGTATGCAACAAAACGGAAGAGTTTTGTTGCTATTTTTCAAAGGATTGTGATTAG